Proteins from a genomic interval of Symmachiella macrocystis:
- a CDS encoding RNA polymerase sigma factor, whose translation MNLTPETRASLLIRVRDPSNQAAWHEFVEIYRPVILRMARQKGMQDADAEDVAQRVLVSVAKTVEQCKYDPQRAKFRTWLHRVAHNAILNALTRGKPDRGSGDSAIQAALNQHESCTGPDSDLLRLEYRREVFRRAARQVRPEFQQATWDAFWLTAVEGGSVEAVAGKLVKNPGAIYAARSRIMRRIQEIISEYDGEL comes from the coding sequence ATGAACTTGACACCGGAAACACGAGCCAGCTTGCTGATCCGTGTTCGCGATCCGTCGAATCAGGCCGCCTGGCATGAGTTTGTCGAAATATACCGACCGGTGATTTTACGTATGGCGCGTCAAAAAGGGATGCAAGATGCCGATGCGGAGGATGTCGCTCAACGAGTTTTGGTCTCGGTCGCCAAAACAGTTGAGCAATGTAAATACGATCCGCAGCGAGCCAAGTTTCGCACATGGCTTCATCGGGTCGCACACAATGCGATTCTCAATGCGTTGACACGTGGGAAACCTGATCGAGGGTCGGGTGACTCGGCCATACAGGCGGCCTTGAATCAACACGAATCCTGTACTGGCCCCGATTCGGACCTGTTGCGATTGGAGTACCGCCGGGAAGTCTTTCGCCGGGCCGCTAGGCAAGTTCGTCCTGAATTCCAACAGGCAACGTGGGACGCGTTTTGGCTGACTGCGGTCGAGGGGGGCTCAGTTGAAGCTGTCGCAGGAAAACTCGTCAAAAACCCAGGGGCGATCTATGCCGCCCGCAGCCGCATCATGCGCCGAATTCAAGAAATCATCAGCGAATATGACGGAGAATTGTAA
- a CDS encoding serine/threonine protein kinase, translating to MNNHLTCDPNRIEQFLQQQLSDEEQAAFELHLDNCHACQLQLESSAASEDVWSGVQESLNSESQTSLDPISSEDDTFDHNTVLNLLAPTDDDRMIGRLGTYEVLGVIGSGGMGVVLKAFDASLNRYVAIKVLAPHLGNSGSARKRFSREAQAAAAVVHDNVIEVHGVADAEGLPYLVMPYVKGPSLQRRLDGEGPLALAEVLRIGMQAASGLAAAHAQGLVHRDVKPANILLADGIERVKLTDFGLARAADDASLTRTGIIAGTPQYMSPEQARGESFELRSDLFSLGSVLYTMCTGRAPFRAETSYGVLRRITDEEPRPIREINPNVPDWLCGIIAKLMSKQPDDRFKSASEVAKLLEECLAHVQQPTVVTLPVSQLSPQKESVPFAKRKKLIVRRKGIIAMLTVLAIGVLGMAFLQATEPPEISGRWHGEGWGQVSLKKIEPGKYQGTYTDTFGDEEGHIQLKWSRIERRLNGTWQEGKDRFGKISVRLVDKEVRGAWTTNRKSGINPGTPELADLLWTRKANTEKAETKNPLIGTWKLMVLKQDGGLEPHSDKAWVTFDNWKMTFEYEHEEDAEQFLYKLQSDNSFQFIPVNSLSLEETRGARYKLIDQNNLLLALSPKGEMKPPSTEPNPQHAHVTYLRFVRVQRKQEGTHSKAPDSNGMLRSMSVKFDRMEGSGETNKIDGNSITAELENPLIGVWQLAEPQKDGSLEPSKQKFSVTFDNWKMTCEYEHEEDTEYFLYNIEPRQTIQLTPVKSSSDEGTRGGRFKFIDHNNLWLAIAPKGEEKPPLSAEPNPKEDKALYLPLVRVDKEQKSAKSQQKPQSTTKPQTSGSKATESNGWNSGLEFSMPFHVRQAKAALHNAKSKLQKAKELHSRGFVTKEHLESLEKQVAILEEGVEASVAQFELFKKSGSGSAQENQPSQSPSSALEPKKNDLTDPVNQESSQWTDGKVLSETQVIKNGQTLRNNQKKVTVRFRVASAKTVKVTYPNDKHLKIWKLSSARSSDQISNFDDFSVQLSTEAERALKRFGIVDIPKAYLGKEIEVTGTVSATGLNLFANPDTIWFYHIVVKSLDQIRIVNSEGDGSGYFRRNDQSRYFRDRGDGVGVPYGYDPDLGPASGETKPLSDAIGEFNQRQKQHPNGKGQPPLTEDEVVASIRWAGMVKKPSDLSGKHLQQFREIAKKRSLPSDWRFEFVTELDGVGRERFEVWSIRLVLNRQNGKMYSHNVRTQHLWQLDLDGGKLNLPEPDASSLNIDAKPLTAAIHGFNQAHTKLNGIDQPPLTEREVIAAIRWWKILRNEVDATNGEFAALQDIADKRLFPTDAKFEITTHFQPGDGFDYFIWSVRLSLPKLVNAVPYPRYGITIRKQFIRSEEIDGGKVSWGPVAANGLQAGVKFEPHQKKYKVGQQVTPRFFYRYSGDQEIKVAFPRLMTRSYYGEIILDYSTHESIPLDQEKKPGGPVGWQRIPFKLGSQYDIRGLPIVLGDVERGDAKTVIRAMPGQSVRVRFVLTNYATHDSKPLQTGDIVFSMGQSKAEKKPNPAQKSQTPPRAKPSS from the coding sequence ATGAATAATCATCTGACCTGCGATCCAAATCGGATTGAGCAATTCTTGCAACAACAATTGAGTGATGAGGAACAGGCTGCCTTTGAGTTGCACCTTGATAACTGCCACGCCTGCCAGCTGCAGTTGGAATCATCTGCCGCCAGCGAAGATGTCTGGTCAGGAGTCCAAGAATCACTCAACTCTGAATCACAGACTTCGCTCGATCCTATTTCAAGCGAAGACGACACGTTTGATCACAACACCGTGCTGAATTTATTGGCACCGACGGATGACGACCGCATGATCGGCCGTTTGGGGACGTATGAAGTTCTGGGTGTCATCGGATCAGGAGGCATGGGCGTCGTTCTCAAAGCGTTTGATGCTTCGCTGAATCGGTATGTGGCGATCAAGGTTCTTGCGCCACATCTCGGCAACAGCGGTTCTGCTCGCAAACGATTCTCGCGAGAGGCCCAAGCAGCAGCCGCAGTCGTCCACGATAATGTCATTGAAGTCCATGGTGTGGCTGATGCGGAGGGACTGCCGTATCTCGTGATGCCTTATGTTAAAGGTCCCTCACTGCAGCGTCGTCTTGATGGCGAAGGGCCTCTCGCGCTCGCGGAGGTCCTTCGCATCGGGATGCAAGCTGCGTCCGGTTTGGCAGCAGCCCATGCGCAAGGGCTTGTGCACCGTGATGTGAAACCGGCCAACATTCTTCTAGCTGATGGGATCGAACGTGTTAAGTTAACCGACTTTGGATTGGCCCGTGCTGCAGATGATGCCAGTTTGACCAGGACCGGAATCATCGCCGGTACACCGCAGTACATGTCTCCCGAACAGGCTCGCGGTGAATCATTCGAGCTACGAAGCGATTTGTTCAGCCTGGGCAGTGTGCTGTACACGATGTGCACCGGTCGCGCACCGTTCCGAGCTGAAACGAGCTATGGCGTGCTCCGACGAATCACTGATGAAGAGCCAAGGCCGATTCGTGAAATTAATCCCAATGTCCCTGATTGGCTCTGCGGCATTATTGCTAAGCTGATGTCGAAGCAACCTGACGACCGTTTTAAATCTGCGAGTGAGGTTGCCAAATTGTTGGAAGAATGTCTTGCACATGTCCAACAGCCAACGGTCGTAACGCTTCCTGTCAGTCAATTATCTCCTCAAAAAGAAAGTGTGCCGTTTGCGAAGCGTAAGAAGTTGATAGTTCGCCGAAAAGGAATCATTGCAATGCTCACCGTTTTAGCAATTGGCGTGCTCGGGATGGCCTTCTTGCAAGCGACGGAACCACCTGAAATCTCAGGACGATGGCATGGCGAAGGCTGGGGACAGGTTTCGCTGAAGAAAATAGAGCCAGGGAAGTACCAAGGAACATACACGGATACGTTCGGCGATGAAGAGGGCCACATACAGCTGAAATGGTCGCGTATTGAACGTCGCTTGAACGGCACTTGGCAGGAAGGCAAAGATCGATTTGGAAAGATCTCAGTTCGACTTGTCGATAAAGAGGTACGTGGTGCTTGGACGACCAACAGAAAGTCCGGCATCAACCCGGGGACACCCGAACTGGCAGATTTGTTGTGGACACGTAAAGCGAATACTGAAAAAGCTGAGACGAAAAACCCATTGATCGGAACATGGAAATTGATGGTGCTCAAACAGGATGGTGGGCTAGAGCCACACTCGGACAAGGCTTGGGTCACATTTGACAACTGGAAAATGACTTTTGAGTATGAACACGAAGAAGATGCTGAACAGTTTTTATACAAGTTGCAGTCAGACAATTCTTTCCAGTTTATCCCTGTCAATTCCCTATCCCTCGAAGAAACACGCGGAGCTCGGTACAAACTAATCGATCAAAACAATCTATTGCTTGCTCTTTCACCCAAGGGTGAGATGAAACCTCCCAGTACGGAGCCAAATCCTCAGCATGCCCATGTCACCTATCTACGGTTTGTCCGAGTACAGAGGAAACAGGAGGGGACGCATTCTAAAGCACCAGACAGCAACGGTATGCTACGGAGCATGTCAGTCAAATTCGATCGAATGGAGGGATCAGGAGAAACAAACAAGATTGATGGCAATTCCATTACAGCAGAGCTGGAAAATCCGTTAATCGGAGTCTGGCAATTGGCAGAGCCGCAAAAAGATGGGAGTTTAGAACCATCCAAACAGAAGTTTTCTGTCACTTTTGATAACTGGAAAATGACTTGTGAGTATGAACACGAAGAAGATACGGAATACTTTTTATATAATATTGAACCAAGACAAACTATTCAGCTGACTCCCGTCAAATCCTCATCCGACGAAGGAACACGCGGTGGGCGGTTTAAGTTCATTGATCACAACAATCTGTGGCTGGCGATCGCACCAAAAGGTGAGGAGAAACCCCCTCTCAGCGCAGAGCCAAATCCTAAAGAAGATAAAGCGTTATACCTACCACTTGTTCGCGTTGATAAGGAACAGAAAAGTGCTAAATCTCAACAGAAACCACAGTCGACAACAAAGCCACAAACGTCGGGTTCGAAAGCGACAGAAAGCAACGGTTGGAACTCAGGATTAGAGTTTTCGATGCCTTTCCATGTTCGTCAGGCAAAAGCAGCTTTGCACAATGCGAAATCTAAACTGCAAAAAGCCAAGGAGCTGCACAGCCGTGGATTCGTGACGAAGGAGCATCTCGAATCGCTTGAGAAACAAGTGGCTATTTTAGAGGAAGGGGTTGAGGCGTCTGTTGCGCAATTCGAACTGTTTAAAAAATCCGGTTCGGGCTCTGCTCAGGAGAATCAACCATCCCAATCGCCCTCATCTGCTCTGGAGCCCAAAAAGAATGATCTCACCGACCCAGTAAACCAGGAGTCCTCACAATGGACTGATGGCAAGGTTCTCAGCGAAACGCAGGTGATCAAAAATGGTCAAACTCTCAGAAACAATCAGAAGAAAGTGACTGTCCGTTTTCGTGTTGCTTCTGCCAAAACCGTTAAGGTAACTTATCCAAACGACAAACATCTAAAAATTTGGAAACTGAGTTCGGCTCGGTCGTCGGATCAGATCAGCAATTTCGATGATTTTTCAGTCCAACTTTCAACTGAAGCTGAACGTGCCCTCAAGCGGTTCGGTATCGTAGATATTCCCAAGGCTTATCTGGGAAAAGAAATTGAAGTGACAGGGACCGTGAGTGCGACCGGTCTCAATCTGTTTGCTAATCCAGACACAATTTGGTTCTATCATATTGTTGTGAAATCCTTGGACCAGATTCGAATCGTCAACTCAGAAGGTGATGGTTCTGGTTACTTCAGAAGAAACGATCAGTCTCGCTACTTCAGAGATCGTGGCGACGGAGTCGGTGTCCCCTACGGCTACGACCCCGATCTCGGCCCGGCATCTGGAGAAACAAAACCGCTCTCCGATGCAATCGGCGAGTTCAATCAACGGCAAAAACAACACCCAAATGGTAAAGGCCAACCTCCTCTCACCGAGGACGAGGTCGTTGCTTCCATCCGCTGGGCTGGCATGGTGAAAAAACCTTCGGATCTTTCCGGCAAACACCTTCAGCAGTTCCGCGAAATCGCCAAGAAACGTTCCTTGCCCAGTGATTGGCGGTTTGAATTCGTCACGGAGTTGGACGGCGTTGGACGAGAGCGGTTTGAGGTGTGGTCGATCCGTCTCGTCTTGAATCGGCAGAATGGAAAGATGTACTCACATAACGTTCGCACTCAGCATCTGTGGCAGCTGGACTTGGATGGCGGAAAGTTGAATCTCCCCGAACCCGACGCGTCATCGCTGAACATCGATGCCAAGCCATTAACTGCCGCGATCCACGGCTTCAATCAGGCTCACACTAAACTCAATGGGATTGACCAACCGCCGTTGACGGAACGCGAAGTGATCGCTGCGATTCGCTGGTGGAAGATACTACGAAATGAAGTCGACGCGACGAATGGAGAATTCGCGGCATTGCAGGACATTGCCGATAAACGCCTGTTTCCCACAGACGCAAAATTCGAAATCACCACGCACTTCCAGCCCGGAGATGGCTTCGATTATTTCATTTGGTCAGTAAGGCTCAGCCTGCCCAAATTGGTGAATGCCGTTCCGTATCCCCGTTATGGGATCACCATTCGAAAACAGTTCATTCGGTCTGAAGAAATCGATGGCGGAAAAGTCTCCTGGGGACCAGTTGCCGCAAACGGTTTGCAGGCGGGAGTGAAATTTGAACCACATCAGAAAAAATATAAGGTCGGTCAGCAGGTGACTCCGCGTTTCTTCTATCGATACTCAGGTGACCAGGAGATTAAAGTTGCATTTCCGCGATTAATGACACGGAGTTACTACGGTGAAATCATCTTGGATTACTCAACTCACGAATCCATCCCCCTTGATCAAGAAAAGAAACCCGGCGGACCGGTAGGTTGGCAGAGAATCCCTTTCAAATTAGGGTCTCAGTACGATATTCGAGGACTACCGATTGTTCTGGGCGATGTGGAGCGAGGCGATGCGAAAACGGTCATTCGTGCAATGCCAGGCCAGTCCGTTCGGGTACGTTTTGTGCTAACCAACTACGCAACTCATGACTCAAAACCGTTGCAGACCGGTGACATCGTGTTCTCGATGGGCCAATCCAAGGCTGAAAAGAAACCAAACCCCGCTCAAAAATCACAGACTCCTCCCCGTGCCAAACCCTCTTCATAA